The following proteins are co-located in the Solanum pennellii chromosome 8, SPENNV200 genome:
- the LOC114078365 gene encoding uncharacterized protein LOC114078365 has translation MIHSDRHESPTTLPESRLGLFFEPYFSLPPLPVPRLSRTEQCVSSPLLDQIIVTTNLAARRYVYNCISKKWSANRLDIWKVFSDPLKSKTQIMDNVPPGIPRDQWTSYVNYRYKKETQEMCNRNAESRKKQIIPHTGGSKANSRRRAEMMAETGQMPGRAELYLATHKNVDGAYVNEAAKVICEKIQQTLSQSTVDESIISPDDAVGKILGKEHSGRVRCLGLGVVPTRVFKQARPRFSGMNASSVSCPSNCQENYNKLLNSHIQMMAAFKSYMIMKEGALPEQFVGLFAPTTTMPGDVSDSNRSEPR, from the exons ATGATTCATTCGGATCGACATGAGAGTCCAACTACATTGCCAGAATCACGGCTCGGCTTGTTCTTCGAGCCTTACTTCTCCCTTCCCCCTCTCCCCGTTCCTCGTCTTTCACGCACCGAACAATGTGTGTCTTCTCCCCTTTTGGATCAAATCATAGTG acaACCAACTTAGCTGCTCGACGATATGTTTATAACTGTATTTCAAAGAAGTGGAGTGCAAATAGGTTGGACATATGGAAAGTGTTCAGTGATCCACTTAAAAGCAAAACTCAGATTATGGATAATGTTCCACCTGGAATTCCAAGAGATCAGTGGACTTCTTATGTTAATTATCgttataaaaaagaaacacag GAAATGTGCAACAGAAATGCTGAAAGTCGAAAGAAACAAATCATTCCACACACAGGTGGATCCAAAGCTAACTCTAGAAGAAGGGCTGAAATG ATGGCTGAGACCGGTCAAATGCCTGGGCGAGCAGAACTTTATCTTGCTACTCATAAAAATGTAGATGGAGCATATGTAAATGAAGCGGCAAAAGTTATCTGT GAAAAAATTCAGCAAACTCTGAGTCAAAGCACTGTGGATGAGTCTATAATATCGCCAGATGATGCAGTTGGAAAAATTCTAGGAAAAGAGCACTCTGGAAGGGTAAGGTGTTTGGGATTAGGAGTTGTTCCCACTAGAGTTTTTAAACAAGCAAGACCTCGATTCAGCGGTATGAATGCTTCGAGTGTTTCATGTCCATCCAATTGCCAGGAGAACTACAATAAATTGTTGAATTCTCACATTCAAATGATGGCTGCTTTCAAGTCATATATGATAATGAAAGAAGGGGCATTACCAGAACAATTTGTGGGGTTATTTGCTCCTACTACTACAATG CCAGGTGATGTTAGTGATAGTAATCGTAGTGAACCCCGCTGA
- the LOC107027450 gene encoding putative F-box/LRR-repeat protein At3g28410 — protein MEASRGVDRLSDLPEPILLHILSMLSDAKQVVRTSLLSTRWRFLWVSVTLNLSFRFPYGGNQNDTVAYMASVHRELYYWKSCKKIKSFGIGGLWYDDIYSKDVDLWIHFATKVANVEFFSLSLITASQQIYKFPQFGYKNSSLKQLILNQCQLNPCASVNWSNLGFLSIGSMELTDGAMEKVLSGCPNLECLELKKVWGMQRLEIRSVNMTILIIEEYYDKNHDIWLEIIAPHVKHLEILGLCSQIRIMQRNVSSLHYVVLRFLFDFKVEESNLEKEFCCLKELLHGVAHVECLELSSWCIKCLSILKLKGWQSPTSSRNLLDLQINEGELDFPGICSLLQSSLDLETLFIDLHGDSSSSLCIFLMPSMIKPITEKELHNNIFLLVEISPFTVFSQELKKEKKGSLLRYTNEGKQIQRFETHNFNGSFPHLKTVKIANLRGLLSENKFLLPLVKYLLKHAIVLEKFVIAVLLFGSDAFPDHAEMTEELLSLPRSSPHISVVISHR, from the exons ATGGAGGCGTCCAGAGGAGTAGACCGGCTGAGTGATCTGCCGGAGCCAATTCTACTCCACATCCTCTCTATGTTGTCGGATGCAAAACAAGTTGTGCGAACCAGCCTACTCTCTACAAGATGGCGATTTCTTTGGGTGTCTGTTACATTAAATCTCTCTTTCCGTTTCCCCTATGGTGGAAATCAAAATGACACTGTTGCTTACATGGCCTCCGTCCATAGAGAGCTTTATTATTGGaaatcttgcaagaaaatcaagaGCTTTGGTATCGGGGGCCTTTGGTATGATGATATTTATTCTAAAGATGTTGATTTATGGATACATTTTGCTACTAAAGTTGCAAATGTTGAATTCTTTTCACTTTCATTGATTACTGCAAGTCAACAAATTTATAAGTTTCCGCAATTTGGGTATAAAAACTCGTCGTTAAAGcaattgattttaaatcaatgTCAATTGAACCCATGTGCTAGTGTTAATTGGAGTAATTTGGGTTTTCTTTCAATTGGGTCCATGGAATTGACGGATGGTGCTATGGAAAAGGTATTATCTGGTTGCCCTAATTTGGAATGCTTGGAATTAAAAAAGGTTTGGGGCATGCAACGTCTGGAAATTAGATCTGTGAACATGACAATATTGATAATAGAAGAGTACTACGATAAGAATCATGATATTTGGCTTGAAATAATAGCTCCGCATGTTAAACATTTGGAAATCTTGGGATTGTGTAGTCAGATACGCATCATGCAGAGAAATGTTTCTTCCCTTCATTATGTTGTCCTTcgttttctttttgattttaaGGTTGAGGAAAGCAACTTAGAGAAGGAGTTTTGCTGTTTGAAGGAACTTCTTCATGGTGTTGCCCATGTGGAGTGTCTTGAACTGAGTAGCTGGTGCATCAAG TGCCTGTCCATTCTGAAGTTGAAAGGGTGGCAGTCTCCAACATCAAGCCGGAATTTGTTGGACCTTCAAATAAACGAAGGCGAATTAGACTTCCCTGGAATTTGCAGCTTGCTACAGAGCTCATTGGATCTTGAGACATTGTTCATTGATTTGCATGGGGATTCATCAAGT TCTCtatgcatcttcttgatgccttCTATGATTAAACCAATCACAGAGAAGGAGCTTCACAACAATATCTTCTTGCTTGTGGAGATTTCTCCTTTTACTGTGTTTTCACAAGAActaaaaaaggagaaaaag GGCTCGCTGTTAAGGTACACAAACGAGGGTAAACAAATCCAGAGGTTTGAGACACATAACTTTAACGGCTCATTTCCACATCTGAAGACTGTTAAGATTGCTAACCTTAGGGGACTACTAAGTGAAAATAAGTTTTTGCTGCCACTGGTTAAATATTTGCTCAAACATGCGATCGTGCTAGAAAAGTTTGTCATTGCTGTTTTATTATTTGGGAGTGATGCGTTTCCAGATCATGCTGAAATGACAGAGGAGTTACTAAGCCTTCCAAGATCATCTCCACACATTTCAGTTGTCATTTCTCATCGATAA